In Musa acuminata AAA Group cultivar baxijiao chromosome BXJ2-10, Cavendish_Baxijiao_AAA, whole genome shotgun sequence, a genomic segment contains:
- the LOC135625715 gene encoding uncharacterized protein LOC135625715 — protein sequence MGNVETTQASSSRREVSSENRPATIGCMSGIFRLLCVHRDSSSRKRLTSGKTKEKPSVTTPSGPTAPPPPLVEDGDKQTGPSRCSCETPGSPMIPQDIREPGAEAVVAASPETPRRRPALVARLMGLEDLPDITVSVTPEAAADQRRELQRALEKCDEDLRALRRIIEAVRLAEIQAKAVSSSVRSAGPIKSDGLDARKECEGEQPSPVSVLDAISSPRYRSKRSPNEKKETTAVGSRIVKPSRMGFLFVGEQIQRQRRQQPRHYVHGRATDAEEINCAGEGYRQKAPDAAKSIEAMPWVIELKGREIVRMIGGVRRKCWRRRWRRASREMAESVEEVWADAAWEEETWEVARVGVWMESVIWRDLVEELVVEFLGWCCRLSLPFGTCRKILSF from the exons ATGGGAAACGTAGAGACGACGCAAGCGTCGTCATCTCGCCGTGAAGTCAGCTCGGAAAACCGCCCCGCCACCATCGGTTGCATGTCCGGCATCTTCCGCCTGCTCTGCGTTCACCGTGACAGCTCCTCCCGCAAGCGTCTCACCTCCG GAAAGACGAAGGAGAAGCCTAGCGTCACAACTCCGTCAGGACCGACGGCACCTCCGCCCCCTCTAGTCGAAGATGGTGATAAGCAGACAGGGCCCTCGCGGTGCTCCTGCGAGACGCCGGGGAGCCCTATGATCCCGCAGGACATTCGAGAACCGGGCGCGGAAGCGGTCGTCGCTGCGTCCCCCGAAACCCCCCGCCGCCGGCCGGCTCTGGTGGCCAGGCTGATGGGACTCGAGGACCTGCCGGACATCACGGTTTCTGTGAcgccggaggcggcggcggaccAGCGGCGGGAGCTGCAGCGGGCTCTGGAGAAGTGCGACGAGGACCTCAGGGCCCTGAGGCGGATCATCGAGGCCGTCCGCTTGGCGGAGATCCAGGCGAAGGCGGTCTCCTCCTCCGTCAGATCGGCAGGGCCGATCAAATCGGACGGCCTGGATGCAAGAAAGGAGTGCGAAGGCGAGCAGCCGAGTCCCGTCTCGGTCCTCGACGCGATATCGTCGCCTCGGTATCGGTCAAAAAGATCACCGAATG AGAAGAAGGAAACAACAGCCGTCGGATCCAGGATCGTGAAGCCATCACGTATGGGTTTCCTCTTCGTGGGTGAGCAAATCCAAAGACAAAGACGCCAACAGCCAAGACATTACGTCCATGGTCGAGCTACTGATGCCGAAGAGATCAACTGTGCAGGAGAGGGTTACAGACAAAAGGCACCGGACGCTGCCAAGTCGATCGAAGCGATGCCGTGGGTGATCGAGCTAAAGGGGCGAGAGATCGTAAGGATGATCGGAGGCGTTCGACGAAAgtgctggaggaggaggtggaggagggctAGCCGGGAGATGGCAGAGTCCGTAGAAGAGGTGTGGGCGGACGCAGCGTGGGAGGAGGAGACTTGGGAGGTGGCGAGGGTAGGGGTGTGGATGGAGAGTGTAATATGGAGGGACTTGGTGGAGGAGCTGGTGGTGGAGTTCTTGGGGTGGTGTTGCAGGTTGTCGCTTCCATTTGGGACTTGTAGGAAGATATTATCTTTTTAA
- the LOC135624729 gene encoding F-box protein At4g18380-like has product MQSDPSLYRDHFDRIPDSLVLVIFNKLADIQSLGRSSTVSKRFNALVPLVHDVFVKLDRFMSVDGESDDALSLSSPKPRNLFAHLLRLLLFAFLRPFQNLQNINDGNKPLLPQLSRHSPARVLKNFTHVRNLRIELPAGDVGTEDGVFLKWTAEFGSTLQNCVILGGTRMERRPASANLDGSAEDNGSIPESFYTNGGLKLRVVWTISSLIAASTRHYLLRQIINDHPTLRSLVLTDADGQGTLIMGAEQLKEFREKPLAASLSSNRTQVPASNMKLRYAPYLELAEGMGMQGVTLVAIKPAGEGTSCGNSSRKEAEAFICGAFDGPFRAAVKALVKRRTYLLEMNGF; this is encoded by the coding sequence ATGCAGTCGGATCCCTCCCTCTACCGGGACCATTTCGACCGAATTCCCGACTCGCTGGTCCTCGTCATCTTCAACAAGCTCGCCGATATCCAGTCCCTGGGCCGCTCCTCGACCGTGTCAAAGCGCTTCAATGCCCTCGTCCCCCTGGTTCACGATGTGTTTGTTAAGCTCGACCGTTTCATGTCCGTCGACGGCGAATCTGACGACGCCTTGAGCCTGTCTTCCCCTAAGCCGAGAAACCTCTTCGCCCATCTCCTGAGGCTATTGCTATTTGCCTTTCTCAGGCCCTTCCAGAACCTTCAGAACATTAACGATGGAAATAAGCCTCTTTTGCCCCAACTCTCCCGTCACTCCCCTGCTCGAGTCCTCAAGAATTTTACCCATGTCCGCAACCTGAGGATCGAGCTCCCTGCCGGTGATGTTGGAACGGAGGATGGGGTCTTCTTAAAGTGGACAGCGGAGTTTGGAAGCACACTTCAGAACTGCGTGATTTTGGGTGGAACCAGGATGGAACGTAGACCTGCTTCGGCCAATCTAGATGGGTCAGCGGAAGACAATGGGAGCATACCAGAGTCATTCTATACGAATGGAGGGCTAAAGTTGCGAGTTGTTTGGACTATCAGCTCTTTGATCGCTGCATCCACAAGGCACTATCTTCTTCGTCAGATAATTAATGATCACCCAACATTGAGAAGCTTGGTCTTGACAGATGCCGATGGTCAGGGGACATTGATCATGGGAGCAGAGCAGCTGAAAGAGTTCAGGGAGAAGCCATTAGCAGCCTCACTGTCATCAAATAGGACGCAGGTGCCGGCATCAAACATGAAGCTGAGATATGCTCCATACTTGGAGCTAGCGGAGGGAATGGGAATGCAGGGAGTTACACTAGTGGCTATCAAGCCTGCAGGAGAGGGCACTAGCTGTGGCAATAGTAGCAGGAAGGAAGCTGAAGCATTTATTTGTGGGGCATTCGATGGACCATTTCGGGCTGCAGTCAAGGCGTTAGTGAAGCGGCGAACTTACCTCTTAGAGATGAATGGTTTCTAG
- the LOC104000607 gene encoding probable serine/threonine-protein kinase PBL3 — translation MGNFCGGSAKCANASSPSVSRLRSPFSSFKSEAAATVSLKSFSLNDLKTATKNFSSNSYLGEGGFGCVFKGWIDEHTYAPTRLGIGMVVAIKKLKRESFQGHKEWLAEVTYLSQLRHDNLVKLIGYCSESDNKLLVYEYMQKGSLENHLFKRGVQPIPWSTRVSIAINIAQGLLFLHSLKTQVIFRDLKASNVLLDSDFNAKLSDFGLARNGPTGDKSHVSTRVVGTHGYAAPEYIATGHLSVKSDIYSLGVVLLELLSGRRAVDEDRGSTEEALVDWAKPFLNDKRKLLRIMDTRLEGRYSKKEAQTIAALALQCLHVDPKNRPNMTDILPVLEHLRAPKDMTALRIHSKA, via the exons ATGGGGAACTTCTGCGGGGGTTCTGCTAAATGCGCAAACGCCTCTTCTCCTAGTGTTTCAA GGTTGCGAAGTCCTTTTTCATCATTCAAAAGTGAGGCAGCAGCTACTGTGAGTCTGAAGTCCTTCAGCTTGAATGACCTCAAGACTGCCACCAAAAATTTCAGCTCCAATTCATATCTAGGCGAGGGAGGCTTTGGTTGCGTCTTCAAAGGGTGGATCGATGAGCATACCTATGCCCCTACTAGACTAGGAATTGGCATGGTCGTTGCCATCAAGAAACTCAAACGAGAAAGCTTTCAAGGACACAAGGAATGGCTT GCAGAAGTGACCTATTTGAGCCAGCTTCGCCATGACAATCTAGTAAAGTTAATAGGCTACTGTTCAGAGTCTGATAACAAGCTTCTTGTCTATGAGTATATGCAGAAAGGCAGCTTGGAGAACCATTTATTCAAAA GAGGGGTACAGCCTATTCCTTGGTCAACAAGAGTGAGCATTGCCATCAACATTGCTCAAGGATTGTTGTTCTTACATAGCTTAAAAACCCAAGTCATATTCCGTGATCTAAAGGCTTCAAATGTTCTCCTTGACTCG GATTTTAATGCTAAACTGTCAGATTTTGGCTTAGCTAGGAATGGCCCTACCGGAGATAAGAGTCATGTTTCAACTAGGGTAGTTGGAACTCACGGCTATGCTGCTCCAGAGTACATTGCTACTG GTCACTTGAGTGTGAAGAGTGACATATACAGCCTGGGAGTCGTGTTGTTAGAACTGTTATCAGGAAGGCGAGCAGTGGATGAAGATAGGGGATCCACAGAAGAGGCTCTGGTAGACTGGGCAAAGCCATTTCTGAACGACAAAAGGAAGCTGTTGAGGATCATGGACACAAGACTGGAGGGTCGATACTCGAAAAAGGAAGCCCAGACAATTGCTGCTCTTGCCTTGCAGTGCCTCCATGTAGATCCCAAGAACAGGCCTAACATGACAGACATCCTTCCAGTCTTAGAACACCTCCGAGCACCTAAAGACATGACTGCACTTCGCATACATTCAAAGGCTTAG
- the LOC135624727 gene encoding uncharacterized protein LOC135624727: protein MSRSRSSRRPSACSTRMAMDLMAELKKVARTAYRQREAGRLGSASNMGFTPAVPGSIATLRNFSQYIRLHVTLYQVCPQSLQKKKRQTSKLKASREQKKQQATRTHI, encoded by the exons ATGAGCAGATCGCGGAGTTCAAGGAGGCCTTCAGCTTGTTCGACAAGGATGGCGATG GATCTGATGGCAGAGTTAAAGAAGGTGGCAAGAACTGCTTATCGTCAAAG AGAAGCAGGCAGGTTGGGGAGTGCTTCGAACATGGGCTTCACACCTGCTGTACCTGGAAGCATTGCTACCCTGCGCAACTTCTCCCAGTATATAAGATTACATGTAACTCTATATCAGGTCTGCCCACAATC AttgcagaagaagaagaggcaaaCAAGCAAACTGAAAGCAAGCAGGGAGCAAAAAAAGCAGCAGGCAACGAGAACACATATCTAA